The proteins below come from a single Herpetosiphonaceae bacterium genomic window:
- a CDS encoding glycosyltransferase family 9 protein, whose translation MRTSLITLLTRLLRLWFRQKQPPLPAAPRSILILKPCCLGDVLLTTPLVAAIRSAYPGAHLIYAVGTWASPMVATSQHIDETLILPERWTPGSLLATARVLHRLRIDLIFVPDRSPMLTLLAWLSRSPVRVGLDSAGRGFAYTHRVPVSSLVIHEADLYSQLAAAAGLPKPPRRLFFFPGAEAEQAAAAIVARYRATDGPLVVLHPGGGQNPGMTLPRKRWLPERWATVADELIRVYSACVLVVGGPGDQEAVATVIAAMREPAIPLVRRWDWGELGALLGRSDLFMGHDTGMMHLATAVGAPVVAVFGPSDPQIYGPYGQRAAYVWRPTYESPCFYEGAAVPDCPCAMQCMRNVEVADVLQAARRLLMLEQKEA comes from the coding sequence GTGCGCACGAGCCTGATCACGCTGCTGACCCGTCTGCTGCGGCTGTGGTTTCGGCAGAAGCAGCCGCCTCTACCCGCCGCGCCGCGCTCGATCCTGATCCTCAAGCCGTGCTGCCTCGGCGATGTGCTCCTGACAACGCCGCTTGTCGCGGCGATCCGTAGCGCCTATCCCGGCGCGCACCTGATCTACGCGGTCGGCACCTGGGCCAGCCCGATGGTCGCCACCAGCCAGCATATCGACGAGACGTTAATCCTGCCGGAGCGCTGGACGCCCGGTTCGCTGCTTGCGACGGCGCGCGTGTTGCACCGGCTGCGGATCGATCTGATCTTCGTGCCCGATCGCTCGCCGATGCTGACGCTGCTGGCCTGGCTCAGCCGCAGCCCGGTGCGAGTTGGGCTGGATAGTGCCGGACGCGGCTTTGCCTATACCCATCGCGTACCTGTCTCGTCGCTCGTGATCCACGAGGCCGATCTGTATAGCCAGCTTGCGGCTGCCGCTGGTCTGCCAAAGCCGCCACGTCGGCTGTTCTTCTTCCCCGGCGCGGAGGCGGAGCAAGCGGCTGCGGCGATCGTCGCCCGGTACCGGGCTACTGACGGGCCGCTTGTGGTGCTGCATCCCGGCGGCGGGCAGAATCCGGGCATGACGCTGCCGCGCAAGCGCTGGCTGCCGGAGCGCTGGGCAACCGTCGCTGATGAGCTGATCAGAGTCTATAGCGCGTGTGTGCTTGTTGTCGGCGGGCCGGGCGATCAAGAGGCGGTCGCGACGGTGATCGCGGCCATGCGCGAGCCTGCTATTCCACTGGTTCGGCGGTGGGATTGGGGCGAGCTAGGCGCGCTGCTCGGTCGATCCGATCTATTCATGGGCCATGATACCGGCATGATGCATCTTGCAACGGCGGTCGGAGCGCCGGTTGTGGCGGTCTTCGGCCCAAGCGATCCGCAGATCTACGGGCCGTACGGTCAGCGCGCGGCGTATGTCTGGCGTCCGACCTACGAAAGCCCATGTTTTTATGAGGGTGCTGCCGTGCCGGATTGTCCCTGCGCGATGCAGTGTATGCGCAATGTCGAGGTCGCGGATGTGCTGCAAGCAGCTCGGCGGCTGCTAATGTTGGAGCAAAAGGAAGCATAA
- a CDS encoding LLM class flavin-dependent oxidoreductase — MRYAINLPNVGEYSDPQILAEIAHDAEAAGWDGVFVWDHMLVSIVPPLPATDPWIALAAIALSTERVKIGPMVTPLARRNPSKVARELITLDRLSGGRTTLGVGLGAPVESEFEVFGEESDAKIRAGKLDEALEVVAGLCSGQPFQYSGQYYQIQETALALKPIQPHIPIWVAGWWPNKAPMRRAARWDGAYPVEVEVIDGELKVFQMSPDTAHTIVEYIGRHRTTAAPFDMVVSYDFPADDPAKCAEVVQMYAEVGVTWMIQEFMPWGTTPAQTRERVCQGPPLVEYHVSGSLL, encoded by the coding sequence ATGCGCTACGCGATCAACCTGCCGAACGTCGGAGAGTACAGCGACCCGCAGATCTTGGCCGAGATCGCCCATGATGCCGAGGCAGCGGGCTGGGACGGAGTCTTTGTCTGGGATCATATGCTGGTTTCGATTGTCCCGCCGTTGCCCGCGACCGATCCCTGGATTGCGCTGGCGGCGATTGCGCTGAGCACCGAGCGAGTCAAGATCGGGCCGATGGTGACGCCGCTTGCCCGCCGCAATCCATCCAAGGTCGCGCGCGAGCTGATCACGCTCGATCGGCTGTCGGGCGGGCGGACGACTCTGGGCGTTGGCCTGGGAGCGCCCGTGGAGTCCGAGTTCGAGGTGTTTGGCGAGGAGAGCGACGCGAAGATCCGGGCGGGTAAGCTTGACGAGGCGCTGGAGGTGGTTGCCGGGCTGTGCAGCGGACAGCCGTTTCAGTACAGCGGGCAGTACTACCAGATCCAGGAGACGGCCCTGGCGCTCAAGCCGATCCAGCCGCACATTCCGATCTGGGTCGCCGGGTGGTGGCCCAACAAAGCGCCGATGCGCCGCGCCGCTCGCTGGGACGGCGCGTATCCGGTCGAGGTCGAGGTAATCGACGGCGAGCTGAAGGTGTTTCAGATGTCGCCGGATACCGCGCATACCATCGTCGAGTACATTGGTCGGCATCGCACGACCGCAGCGCCGTTCGATATGGTGGTGAGCTACGACTTCCCCGCCGACGACCCGGCGAAGTGCGCTGAGGTCGTGCAGATGTATGCCGAAGTTGGCGTTACCTGGATGATTCAGGAATTTATGCCCTGGGGCACGACGCCCGCGCAAACGCGAGAGCGTGTGTGCCAGGGGCCGCCGCTGGTGGAATATCATGTGAGCGGCTCGTTGCTGTAG
- a CDS encoding xanthine dehydrogenase family protein subunit M: MHPFIHIDVANVDEVIPLLSATSRPIAGGTDLLPLMKEGIAAPERLLNLKRAAELRYIRRDDDGLRIGALTTLDDLDRHPDVAQDYPALARAAGESASPQLRTMATLGGNLLQQARCWYYRGDFQCWLKGGDTCFAREGRNEYHAIVEQSPCVAVYPSDPPAALMALDASLRIVGPRREQTISVAEFLQPPTDERRAMHTLEPDELIVEVVLPAPRGRSVYLKAMDRAAWAYALVSVAAVAEIVDGRAEQVRIVLGGVANTPIRATEAEALLEGQTLTEDLLRRAGAAAVARAQPLAHNRYKLALARNLVTQAFRDLQA, from the coding sequence ATGCATCCGTTTATACATATTGATGTCGCAAACGTGGACGAGGTGATCCCGCTGCTGAGCGCGACGAGCCGCCCGATCGCCGGTGGTACCGACCTGCTGCCGCTGATGAAGGAGGGCATCGCCGCGCCGGAGCGGTTACTGAATCTCAAGCGGGCAGCCGAGCTGCGCTATATTCGCCGCGACGACGATGGCCTGCGGATCGGCGCGCTGACGACGCTGGACGATCTGGATCGCCATCCCGACGTGGCGCAGGACTACCCCGCGCTGGCGCGGGCGGCGGGCGAGTCCGCATCGCCGCAGTTGCGCACTATGGCTACGCTCGGCGGCAACCTGCTTCAGCAGGCGCGCTGCTGGTATTATCGGGGCGATTTCCAGTGCTGGCTCAAAGGCGGCGATACCTGCTTTGCCCGCGAGGGACGGAACGAGTACCATGCGATCGTCGAGCAATCGCCGTGTGTTGCGGTCTATCCATCCGATCCGCCCGCCGCGCTCATGGCGCTCGATGCCAGCCTGCGGATCGTCGGTCCCCGGCGCGAGCAGACCATCTCGGTCGCCGAGTTCTTACAGCCACCGACGGATGAGCGGCGCGCGATGCATACCCTGGAGCCGGACGAGTTGATCGTGGAGGTCGTGCTTCCGGCACCGCGTGGCCGGAGCGTCTATCTTAAAGCGATGGATCGCGCCGCGTGGGCCTACGCGCTCGTCAGCGTCGCCGCCGTGGCCGAGATCGTCGATGGCCGAGCCGAGCAGGTGCGGATTGTGCTGGGCGGCGTTGCCAACACGCCGATCCGCGCTACCGAGGCCGAGGCGCTGCTCGAAGGGCAGACGCTGACCGAGGATCTCCTGCGACGCGCCGGAGCGGCGGCAGTTGCTCGCGCGCAGCCGCTAGCGCACAACCGCTATAAGCTTGCCTTAGCCCGCAATCTGGTGACGCAAGCCTTCCGCGATCTGCAAGCATAG
- a CDS encoding glycosyltransferase: MKILMLSKALVVGTYQRKAEELALLPDVELTVAVPPVWQEPGVGPVPLERRYTAGYQLAVLPMWLNGHFHLHFYPGLRRLVELIQPDIFHIDEESFNFATFQAMQLGVQHRAKCCFYNWANIDRRYPPPFSTFERYTLKHAAAAIAGNHEAALIIERHGYEGPIHVLPQFGVDPELFHPIDQPLPTEPFRIGYFGRMVESKGVLDLIEALALLPDFVHLLLIGDGELLPRIAVRVAELDMQHRVAIRPRVPSGDVPAEMRRLHAFVLPSHTTARWKEQFGRVLIEAMASGVPTIGSDSGEIPHVIGEAGLIFREGDATALAAQIRRLVEQPRLREELARKGRQRALDHYTQRALARRYYEVYRQMLETV, translated from the coding sequence ATGAAGATCTTGATGCTTTCAAAAGCGCTGGTCGTAGGAACCTACCAGCGCAAGGCCGAAGAGCTGGCGCTGCTGCCGGATGTCGAGCTCACGGTCGCGGTGCCGCCCGTGTGGCAGGAGCCGGGCGTCGGGCCGGTGCCGCTTGAGCGCCGCTACACCGCAGGCTACCAACTCGCCGTGCTGCCGATGTGGCTCAACGGCCACTTTCACCTGCACTTCTACCCCGGCCTGCGGCGGCTGGTCGAGCTGATCCAGCCCGATATTTTTCATATCGATGAAGAGTCGTTCAACTTCGCGACGTTTCAGGCGATGCAGCTTGGCGTGCAGCATCGCGCGAAATGCTGCTTCTACAACTGGGCCAACATCGATCGGCGCTACCCGCCGCCCTTCTCGACCTTCGAGCGCTACACGCTGAAGCATGCCGCCGCCGCGATTGCGGGCAACCACGAGGCGGCGCTGATCATCGAGCGGCACGGCTACGAGGGGCCGATCCATGTCCTGCCACAGTTCGGCGTCGATCCTGAGCTGTTTCATCCCATCGACCAGCCGCTGCCCACCGAGCCGTTTCGGATCGGGTACTTCGGTCGGATGGTGGAGAGCAAAGGCGTGCTCGATCTGATCGAGGCGCTGGCGCTGCTGCCGGATTTCGTCCATCTGCTGCTGATCGGCGACGGCGAGCTGCTGCCCCGGATCGCGGTGCGTGTCGCGGAACTGGACATGCAGCATCGTGTGGCGATTCGGCCCCGCGTTCCATCAGGCGACGTGCCCGCCGAGATGCGCCGCCTGCACGCCTTTGTGCTGCCGTCGCACACGACGGCGCGCTGGAAAGAACAGTTTGGCCGGGTCCTGATCGAGGCGATGGCATCGGGCGTGCCGACCATAGGCTCCGACAGCGGCGAGATTCCGCATGTGATCGGCGAGGCGGGGCTGATCTTTCGCGAGGGCGACGCGACGGCGCTGGCCGCGCAGATCAGGCGTCTGGTCGAGCAGCCGCGTCTGCGCGAGGAGCTGGCGCGGAAAGGCCGCCAGCGCGCGCTCGACCACTACACGCAGCGGGCGCTGGCGCGGCGCTACTACGAGGTGTACCGCCAGATGCTTGAGACAGTCTAA
- a CDS encoding CoA transferase, which yields MQPLAGITVLDCTRVLAGPYCTMLLGDLGADIIKVEQPGRGDETRSWGPPFVGGESPYFWSANRNKRSLTLDLARSEGRAIFERLVERSAILVENYKVGTLERWGFDEPRLRAINSRLVHTAITAYGADGPKAHQPGYDFLLQAESGWMSITGEPEGQPIKVGVALVDVLTGLYAATATIAALRAAETSGQGQRVDCSLLRSAVSGLINVGSGYLATGIEPRRWGNAHATIVPYQLFEASDRPLVLAVGNDEQWRRCCSVLGHEEWSVDARFATNPQRVTNRDLLIPLLQAIFKMRPAADWLSALAAARVPASAVNTLPQVFDDPQVRQQRLRVPVAHPTAGIIDLPGMPFEVADMSSEIRLPPPLLGQHTEAILLESGYTSDEIAAWRSAGVV from the coding sequence ATGCAACCTCTAGCCGGCATTACGGTGCTGGACTGTACGCGCGTTCTGGCGGGGCCGTACTGCACGATGCTGCTCGGCGATCTCGGCGCGGATATTATCAAAGTCGAACAGCCCGGTCGCGGCGACGAAACGCGATCCTGGGGGCCGCCGTTTGTCGGCGGCGAGAGTCCCTATTTTTGGTCTGCCAACCGCAATAAGCGCAGCCTGACGCTCGACCTGGCTCGCTCGGAGGGCCGCGCGATTTTCGAGCGGCTGGTGGAGCGCAGCGCGATTCTGGTGGAGAACTACAAGGTCGGGACGCTGGAGCGCTGGGGCTTCGACGAGCCCAGGCTCCGCGCGATCAATTCGCGCCTGGTTCACACGGCGATCACCGCCTATGGCGCGGACGGACCGAAGGCGCACCAGCCCGGCTACGATTTTTTGCTGCAAGCTGAGAGCGGCTGGATGAGCATCACCGGCGAGCCAGAAGGCCAGCCGATCAAGGTCGGCGTTGCGCTGGTGGACGTGCTGACCGGGCTGTACGCCGCGACGGCTACGATCGCCGCGCTGCGCGCCGCTGAGACGAGCGGCCAGGGCCAGCGCGTGGACTGTTCGCTGCTGCGCTCGGCAGTTTCCGGGCTGATCAATGTCGGCAGCGGCTACCTGGCGACGGGCATCGAGCCGCGACGCTGGGGCAACGCCCACGCGACGATCGTGCCGTATCAGCTCTTCGAGGCCAGCGACCGGCCTCTGGTGCTCGCCGTCGGCAACGATGAGCAGTGGCGGCGCTGCTGCTCGGTGCTCGGACACGAGGAGTGGTCGGTCGATGCCCGTTTCGCAACCAATCCACAGCGCGTGACGAACCGCGACCTGCTGATCCCGCTGCTGCAAGCGATCTTCAAGATGCGTCCTGCCGCCGACTGGCTATCGGCGCTCGCAGCGGCCAGGGTTCCGGCCAGCGCCGTCAACACATTGCCGCAGGTCTTTGACGATCCGCAGGTTCGGCAGCAGCGGCTGCGCGTGCCGGTTGCACATCCCACCGCCGGAATAATCGATCTCCCTGGTATGCCTTTTGAAGTAGCGGACATGTCGAGCGAGATTCGGCTGCCGCCGCCGTTGCTGGGGCAGCATACCGAGGCTATTTTGCTGGAATCCGGCTATACATCAGATGAGATTGCGGCATGGCGAAGCGCAGGCGTGGTATGA
- a CDS encoding glycosyltransferase family 1 protein has translation MRIAISGMFWTEPHVGSGQYLHNLIEQFSAQPHGHRFILVIPRYRLSQKPSLPHIQTVLMPTPFDGRNENLAKVWFEQIAIGQVCRKLRVDLVHVPYFGSPRFPRVPTVVTVHDLIPVLVPGNRGGRAVQLYMRLAASSARRASTIIADSRHTKQDVVDHLRIAADRVVVTHLAAAPTLQPQPAETIAEVARRFRLNDPYVLYIGGFQAHKNVATAIRAFARTRRMLDHRVVLAIAGRLPTSQSALFPDIHRVILEEKIAADVALLGPVSDAEKAALMSGCQAFLFPSRYEGFGLPPLEAMQCGAPVLASATTSVGEVVGDGGVPLSPEDVDGWASALARVLRDADWRAELAERGLRRAGQFNWQTTAEQTLAIYERHARR, from the coding sequence ATGCGGATCGCCATCAGCGGGATGTTCTGGACGGAGCCACACGTCGGCAGCGGCCAATACCTGCACAACCTGATCGAACAATTCTCGGCTCAGCCCCACGGGCACCGTTTCATCCTCGTTATACCGCGCTACCGTCTTTCGCAGAAGCCCTCGCTGCCGCATATCCAGACCGTGCTGATGCCGACGCCGTTCGATGGCCGCAACGAAAACCTGGCAAAAGTCTGGTTCGAGCAGATCGCGATTGGTCAGGTCTGCCGCAAGCTGCGCGTCGATCTGGTGCATGTGCCCTACTTCGGCTCGCCGCGCTTCCCGCGCGTGCCAACAGTCGTCACGGTCCACGATCTTATTCCCGTGCTCGTGCCGGGTAATCGCGGCGGTCGTGCCGTTCAACTCTACATGCGTCTGGCCGCCAGCAGCGCCCGGCGGGCGTCGACGATCATCGCCGACTCGCGGCACACCAAGCAGGACGTTGTCGACCACCTGCGCATCGCCGCCGATCGGGTCGTGGTGACACATCTGGCCGCCGCGCCGACGCTTCAGCCGCAGCCCGCCGAGACGATTGCCGAGGTAGCCCGGCGCTTTCGGCTGAACGATCCCTATGTGCTGTATATCGGCGGCTTTCAGGCGCACAAAAACGTTGCCACCGCGATCCGCGCATTTGCGCGTACCCGGCGAATGCTGGATCATCGGGTGGTGCTGGCGATTGCGGGGCGGCTGCCGACGAGCCAATCGGCGCTCTTCCCCGACATCCACCGGGTGATTTTAGAGGAAAAGATCGCCGCCGATGTCGCGCTGCTGGGGCCGGTGAGCGACGCGGAGAAAGCGGCGCTGATGAGCGGCTGCCAGGCATTCCTGTTCCCATCGCGCTACGAGGGCTTTGGCCTGCCGCCGCTAGAGGCGATGCAGTGCGGCGCTCCCGTGCTGGCCTCCGCCACTACCAGCGTCGGCGAGGTCGTGGGGGATGGCGGCGTGCCACTCTCGCCCGAAGACGTGGACGGCTGGGCCAGCGCGCTGGCGCGAGTCCTGCGTGATGCGGACTGGCGGGCGGAGCTTGCCGAGCGCGGCTTGCGGCGCGCGGGCCAGTTCAACTGGCAAACAACCGCCGAGCAAACGCTGGCGATCTACGAGCGGCATGCGCGCCGCTGA
- the fabZ gene encoding 3-hydroxyacyl-ACP dehydratase FabZ has protein sequence MLTIEQIMEIIPHRPPFLLIDRILELEEGKRAVGLKQVTMNEPFFQGHFPGQPVMPGVLQIEALAQVGAVAILSQPQNKGKIAMFARIDGARFRKPVTPGDSLRLEVSLDKIKGPIGKGKGVATVDGVVVTEGEFTFALAARPE, from the coding sequence ATGCTGACGATCGAACAAATTATGGAGATTATTCCCCACCGTCCGCCGTTTCTGCTGATCGACCGCATTCTGGAGCTTGAAGAGGGCAAGCGAGCGGTTGGCCTGAAGCAGGTGACGATGAACGAGCCTTTTTTTCAGGGGCATTTTCCGGGACAGCCTGTTATGCCCGGCGTGTTGCAGATCGAGGCGCTGGCGCAGGTGGGCGCGGTCGCGATCTTGAGCCAGCCGCAGAATAAGGGCAAGATCGCGATGTTTGCCCGGATCGATGGCGCTCGCTTCCGCAAGCCGGTAACGCCCGGCGATAGCCTGCGGCTGGAGGTGTCGCTCGACAAGATCAAAGGGCCGATCGGCAAAGGCAAGGGCGTGGCAACCGTCGACGGCGTGGTGGTGACGGAGGGCGAGTTCACCTTCGCGCTCGCCGCTCGCCCGGAGTAG
- a CDS encoding phosphotransferase, which yields MKDQEMIVPGVTHAGLAALLERHGLGALESVAYDEQTTSLLVNQTLVVRCQPDAARRSLLLKEALIYRRLHRGTDVPCPRVLALDTQRDLVDCDVLVLEQIRGVIGSTVWPHLDSVQREQISEELGRICGSLHLLPWSVYGDLSTDEHGVRSAYWIDIVMQKTCRAYERAARLDLLPPRVLDAFVTTINDSDSILCAADQPVLTHTDLGLWNVVLRQDGARWHVAAIVGWDAAITADPVWEFAPLWSAPIANYPLPDAFMYGYRERRPPPHDLRIRRRIYRIIHHLEQALELRGQANADAELINVYLTAVGQLLTPH from the coding sequence ATGAAAGACCAAGAGATGATCGTGCCGGGCGTGACCCACGCAGGGCTGGCGGCGCTGCTGGAGCGCCACGGGCTGGGGGCGCTCGAATCTGTGGCCTACGACGAGCAGACAACGTCGCTGCTGGTCAATCAGACGTTGGTCGTGCGCTGTCAGCCCGACGCAGCGCGGCGCTCGCTGCTGCTCAAGGAGGCGCTGATCTACCGGCGGCTGCATCGCGGAACCGATGTGCCCTGTCCCAGAGTGCTGGCGCTCGACACGCAGCGCGATCTAGTCGACTGTGATGTGCTGGTGCTCGAACAGATCCGAGGCGTGATCGGCAGTACCGTCTGGCCCCATCTCGACTCGGTGCAGCGCGAGCAGATCTCGGAGGAGCTTGGGCGGATCTGCGGCTCGCTGCATCTGCTGCCGTGGTCGGTGTACGGCGATCTCAGCACCGACGAGCACGGCGTGCGCTCGGCGTACTGGATCGATATTGTGATGCAGAAGACCTGCCGGGCCTATGAGCGGGCCGCAAGGCTCGATCTGCTGCCGCCGCGCGTTCTGGATGCGTTTGTGACGACGATCAACGACAGCGATTCGATCTTGTGCGCGGCGGATCAGCCGGTGCTGACGCATACCGATCTGGGGCTGTGGAACGTCGTGCTGCGTCAGGACGGCGCGCGCTGGCATGTCGCCGCGATCGTCGGCTGGGATGCGGCGATCACCGCCGATCCGGTCTGGGAGTTTGCGCCGCTGTGGAGCGCGCCGATCGCGAACTATCCCCTGCCCGACGCCTTTATGTATGGCTACAGAGAGCGGCGACCGCCGCCGCACGACCTGCGCATCCGTCGGCGCATCTACCGCATTATCCATCATCTTGAGCAGGCGCTAGAGCTGCGCGGTCAGGCTAACGCCGATGCCGAGCTGATCAACGTCTACCTGACGGCGGTCGGTCAATTGCTGACGCCGCACTAG
- a CDS encoding CHASE3 domain-containing protein, whose translation MDRFNNVSIRTQVLLVSSILLIIIVVMAAVVYREIARTEQRQQLVAQTVDVIGSTDAMLLQLVSMQSGFRGFLINGRNPFLQPYTSGYEAYSSYHRRLLMLVSDNPSQVERLKRIDQAVQDWNTNILQRGIRMREQVTAGQAPSNQIEGFITSGLDKALFDEVRQEISNFRIVESGLLQQRDQEAKRAASQLIATLFGSALVALLVGLGASVVISNNIARRVRLVAQAATEMAHGNMTARCEVAPSRDEVGRMSVAFNAMAATIQQRTGDLEAKNSALQQSNERQQQLFETIQQLSTPLLPVLKGLVVLPIVGHIDTRRADDIMRTLLHGVAEQKARVAILDVTGIATVDTHVIQLLLQAVQATELLGARVLMAGITAPMAQVIITQGIDLRHLRTYKDLRSAIESVLPPSIDNGSGFALARADEM comes from the coding sequence ATGGATCGTTTTAACAACGTCAGTATTCGTACGCAAGTCTTGCTGGTTTCGTCGATCCTCTTAATCATCATCGTAGTCATGGCGGCGGTGGTCTACCGTGAGATCGCGAGAACCGAGCAGCGCCAGCAGTTGGTCGCGCAGACCGTCGATGTCATCGGCAGCACCGATGCGATGCTGCTGCAACTCGTCAGCATGCAAAGCGGATTTCGCGGCTTTCTGATCAATGGAAGGAATCCGTTTCTCCAGCCCTACACCAGCGGCTACGAAGCCTATAGCAGCTATCACAGGCGTCTGCTGATGCTGGTCAGCGATAATCCATCGCAGGTGGAGCGCCTCAAGCGCATCGATCAAGCCGTGCAAGATTGGAATACCAATATCCTTCAGCGCGGGATCAGAATGCGCGAGCAGGTGACGGCAGGCCAGGCACCGAGTAACCAGATCGAAGGTTTTATCACCTCTGGCCTGGACAAAGCGCTGTTCGACGAGGTTCGCCAGGAGATCTCCAATTTTCGCATCGTCGAGTCGGGTCTGCTTCAGCAGCGGGATCAGGAAGCAAAGCGCGCGGCGAGCCAGTTGATCGCGACGCTGTTCGGCAGCGCGCTGGTGGCGCTCCTGGTCGGCCTGGGAGCATCGGTCGTCATCTCCAACAACATTGCGCGGCGCGTGCGTCTGGTGGCGCAGGCGGCGACTGAGATGGCGCATGGCAACATGACGGCGCGCTGTGAGGTTGCGCCATCGCGCGATGAAGTTGGCCGGATGTCGGTCGCGTTCAACGCGATGGCCGCGACGATCCAGCAGCGCACCGGCGATCTTGAGGCGAAGAACAGCGCGCTTCAGCAATCGAACGAGCGCCAGCAGCAGCTCTTCGAGACGATTCAGCAGCTATCGACGCCGCTCCTGCCGGTGCTGAAGGGCCTTGTCGTGCTGCCGATCGTCGGTCATATTGACACCAGACGCGCTGATGATATTATGCGCACACTCTTGCACGGCGTGGCGGAGCAAAAAGCCAGGGTTGCGATCCTGGATGTTACGGGGATTGCAACGGTGGACACACACGTGATTCAATTGCTGCTGCAAGCTGTCCAGGCCACAGAGCTCCTTGGCGCGCGCGTGCTGATGGCGGGTATTACAGCGCCCATGGCCCAGGTGATCATCACGCAAGGGATCGACCTCCGGCATCTACGGACATACAAGGATCTGCGCTCGGCGATCGAGTCGGTGCTACCGCCGTCGATCGATAACGGCTCCGGTTTCGCGCTGGCGCGGGCCGATGAGATGTAG